In a genomic window of Alphaproteobacteria bacterium:
- a CDS encoding DUF1013 domain-containing protein yields MAEPLMPLATAVWLVENTSLTFTQIAEFCNMHEMEVQTIADDESEQQIEGQNPVILGQITSENLTEAQNNPDIKLNLIELVTPKSNRKIKKVKYIPIAKRRDKPDAIAWLVKNHPEIPDSKIVKLIGTTKKTIESIKDRSYANMTHINPKDPVLLGLCSQTELGALVEKFAKSSAQIDSN; encoded by the coding sequence ATGGCTGAACCACTTATGCCCCTAGCTACAGCGGTGTGGTTAGTAGAAAATACTAGTCTAACATTTACACAAATTGCTGAATTTTGTAATATGCACGAAATGGAAGTGCAAACTATCGCTGATGATGAATCTGAACAGCAAATAGAAGGTCAGAATCCAGTAATTTTAGGTCAGATTACCAGTGAAAATTTAACAGAAGCTCAAAACAATCCAGATATTAAGCTAAATCTAATAGAATTAGTTACGCCTAAATCTAATAGAAAGATTAAGAAAGTAAAATATATACCGATAGCAAAAAGAAGGGATAAGCCAGATGCAATTGCATGGTTGGTGAAGAATCATCCCGAAATACCAGATAGTAAAATAGTTAAGCTTATTGGAACCACCAAAAAAACTATAGAATCTATTAAAGATAGATCTTATGCTAACATGACACATATTAATCCAAAAGATCCTGTTTTGCTTGGTTTGTGTAGTCAGACAGAACTTGGAGCTTTAGTTGAAAAATTTGCTAAAAGCTCAGCTCAGATAGATTCTAATTAA
- a CDS encoding solute-binding protein translates to MKLYLVFIYIFLFFRVSAFAENESLVVLAPKNMSFALTEIFREYSTKYNKKVTGSFNNLNLLIKDILDGKQANIIITDHTDWITSLKQKGLINISSITNLVEDKLTLVANKDFYNFNYTTLSELNNYEDKVDFYQNFTLFIPNWTNDMAGMYTHNALKHMKYLFNSKNKIIEVADPLAELIKINDSIAITRYSNSYDNQNINIIEIIDLKYHQRFIYQITIIAGENMQEARKFLEFITNDEILNIFIKHGFQKI, encoded by the coding sequence ATGAAATTATACCTAGTCTTCATCTATATTTTTCTATTTTTTAGAGTAAGTGCTTTCGCGGAAAATGAGAGCTTAGTAGTATTAGCTCCTAAAAATATGTCCTTTGCCTTAACGGAAATCTTTAGGGAATATTCTACAAAATATAACAAGAAAGTCACCGGTTCATTTAACAATCTTAATTTACTTATAAAAGATATTTTAGATGGTAAGCAAGCAAACATAATTATTACTGACCATACAGATTGGATTACTAGCTTAAAACAAAAGGGTTTAATTAATATTTCAAGCATAACAAACTTAGTTGAAGATAAACTTACCTTGGTCGCAAACAAAGATTTTTACAACTTTAATTACACTACATTGTCCGAGCTAAATAATTATGAAGATAAAGTTGATTTTTATCAAAACTTCACTTTATTTATTCCTAACTGGACTAATGATATGGCTGGTATGTACACACATAATGCGCTTAAACATATGAAATATTTGTTCAACTCAAAAAATAAAATTATAGAAGTGGCAGACCCACTTGCCGAATTAATTAAAATAAATGATTCAATTGCTATCACTAGATATTCAAACTCATATGATAATCAAAATATAAATATTATAGAAATAATAGATTTAAAGTATCATCAAAGATTTATTTACCAAATTACAATAATAGCAGGAGAAAATATGCAAGAAGCTAGAAAATTTCTTGAGTTTATCACTAATGATGAGATTTTAAATATTTTTATAAAACATGGTTTTCAAAAAATCTGA